From the Orenia metallireducens genome, one window contains:
- a CDS encoding ABC1 kinase family protein, with protein MLFKDIGIHYRNMKRYRDIVEVLIKHGFGYLIELMELRQFLPLSKRIKKLKPSNPQQDSRAIRLRKVLEELGPTYIKLGQLLSTRPDLISRTYIEELEKLQDQVPAMNFEDVIKQLNRELNGDYNEYFSKVAAAPLASASIGQVHKATLKNGEEVVVKVQRKGIQSTIETDLDIMTNLAGLLKNRVFSDDFIDPIEIVNNFSNMIKQELDYRIEARNTKKFRKNFASEDDIIIPKVFWDLTTKRIFTMEFIPGYNINKLKDSSKNDSLARIISKSFMKQIMIDGLFHGDPHPGNFIISRDYKVAWIDFGLVGQLTQDDKERVANLFIALIKKDTDKAIEELLNLGMVTKEIDMRSLKRDFARLIEDYHGVTLEEVELSVVMNRLLDLTFKYKIRLPIEFILLVKALITVEGVVSKIEPKFDILTVAKPFAYDIIKKRLSPKRLMGDTLERLQEISKYIIDLPEELHNIFNLMQEDQLEIKFHHVGIKPLTSKLDIVSNRLSISLIIASLIVGSSLIMVADKGPEFLGFPVVGISGYLIAVVLGIWLVISILRSGKF; from the coding sequence ATGCTCTTTAAAGATATTGGAATACATTATAGAAATATGAAAAGATATAGAGATATAGTAGAGGTTTTGATTAAACATGGCTTTGGGTATTTGATAGAACTGATGGAGTTGCGCCAATTCTTACCTTTAAGTAAGAGAATCAAGAAGTTAAAACCAAGTAATCCCCAACAGGATTCTCGAGCGATTAGGCTTAGGAAGGTATTAGAGGAGTTAGGACCTACCTATATCAAGTTAGGGCAACTACTTAGCACTCGACCTGATTTGATCTCTCGCACTTATATAGAAGAGTTAGAGAAGTTACAAGATCAAGTTCCAGCTATGAATTTTGAAGATGTAATCAAACAGTTAAATAGAGAGTTAAATGGAGATTATAATGAATACTTTAGTAAAGTAGCTGCTGCTCCTTTAGCAAGTGCTTCTATTGGACAAGTTCATAAAGCTACCCTAAAGAATGGAGAAGAGGTTGTTGTTAAAGTTCAAAGGAAGGGGATTCAGTCTACTATAGAGACTGATTTAGATATTATGACTAATTTAGCAGGTTTATTAAAGAATCGAGTCTTTAGTGATGATTTTATCGATCCTATTGAGATAGTAAATAACTTCTCTAATATGATTAAGCAAGAGCTTGACTATAGAATAGAAGCCAGAAACACCAAGAAGTTTCGTAAAAATTTTGCTTCTGAAGATGATATTATCATTCCCAAGGTCTTTTGGGATTTAACGACTAAGAGAATCTTTACTATGGAATTTATTCCTGGCTATAATATTAATAAATTAAAGGATAGTTCTAAAAATGATAGTCTTGCTAGGATAATCAGCAAATCCTTTATGAAACAGATTATGATTGATGGACTCTTCCATGGAGATCCCCATCCTGGCAATTTTATTATCAGTAGAGACTATAAGGTGGCTTGGATTGATTTTGGTTTAGTAGGTCAGCTGACTCAAGATGATAAGGAGAGAGTAGCCAATTTATTTATAGCCTTGATTAAAAAAGATACAGATAAGGCGATTGAAGAGCTATTAAATTTAGGGATGGTAACTAAAGAGATAGATATGAGATCCTTAAAGAGAGATTTTGCTAGATTGATTGAGGATTATCATGGTGTAACTTTAGAAGAGGTAGAGTTATCGGTGGTTATGAATAGGCTTTTGGATTTGACCTTCAAATATAAGATAAGACTACCAATAGAATTCATCTTATTGGTCAAAGCCTTAATTACAGTTGAAGGGGTAGTATCGAAAATAGAGCCTAAATTTGATATCCTAACTGTAGCTAAACCTTTCGCTTATGATATAATAAAAAAGAGGCTAAGCCCTAAGCGATTAATGGGAGATACTTTAGAGCGATTACAGGAGATTAGTAAATATATAATAGATTTACCTGAAGAATTACATAATATATTTAATCTAATGCAAGAGGATCAGTTAGAGATAAAGTTTCACCATGTAGGAATTAAGCCTTTGACCTCTAAATTGGATATTGTTAGTAACCGCCTATCTATTTCTTTAATCATTGCATCTTTGATTGTTGGTTCCTCCTTAATTATGGTAGCTGATAAAGGTCCAGAGTTTTTAGGGTTTCCTGTTGTGGGGATATCAGGTTATCTAATTGCTGTAGTTTTAGGAATTTGGCTGGTAATATCTATCTTGCGTTCAGGAAAATTTTAG
- a CDS encoding DUF456 domain-containing protein — MTVKIIVAILSTVGVLGTLVPAVPGTPLILLGALIYGFTSNFAVYGWGFIGILVLLSILAEGLDYLASVLGAKYFGASRFGIIGAIGGGILATIFLGPIGLVIGPLLGAIIVELLRGKKFEEALKVGVGTIVGNVSGSIISFLISILMTILLLVRVF, encoded by the coding sequence ATGACAGTTAAAATTATTGTTGCAATCTTATCAACAGTAGGGGTTTTGGGAACCTTAGTACCAGCAGTTCCTGGTACCCCTTTAATTTTATTAGGTGCATTAATTTATGGATTTACTAGTAATTTTGCTGTTTATGGTTGGGGGTTTATTGGTATATTAGTCTTATTGAGCATATTGGCTGAGGGATTAGATTATTTAGCAAGTGTCTTAGGAGCCAAATATTTTGGAGCAAGTAGATTTGGAATTATTGGAGCTATTGGTGGTGGAATATTAGCTACAATATTTTTAGGACCAATTGGACTGGTAATAGGACCTCTTCTAGGAGCAATCATTGTAGAATTATTAAGAGGTAAGAAGTTTGAAGAGGCTTTAAAGGTTGGAGTAGGTACAATTGTAGGTAATGTAAGTGGCTCAATAATATCCTTTCTAATTTCAATACTGATGACTATCTTACTATTAGTTAGGGTATTTTAA
- a CDS encoding phasin family protein, whose translation MLNFIKEMMVTGLGALFLTKDKVEEMVQKLVEEGKVSKEEANELINNMTKKAKEQQEQMRDKIKTEIENSFNKVGIVKKEEVEELKDKVVKLELHVRSLEREIQSLKNDGIEVAEDDS comes from the coding sequence TTGTTAAACTTTATTAAAGAGATGATGGTAACTGGTCTGGGAGCATTGTTTTTGACCAAAGATAAAGTTGAAGAGATGGTTCAAAAACTCGTTGAAGAAGGGAAGGTAAGTAAAGAGGAAGCCAATGAACTGATTAATAATATGACAAAAAAAGCTAAAGAGCAGCAGGAGCAGATGAGAGATAAGATTAAAACAGAGATAGAGAATAGTTTTAATAAGGTAGGAATTGTGAAAAAAGAGGAAGTAGAAGAGTTAAAAGATAAAGTTGTTAAATTGGAATTACATGTTAGGTCTTTAGAAAGAGAGATACAAAGCTTAAAGAATGATGGGATAGAGGTAGCTGAAGATGACAGTTAA
- the secF gene encoding protein translocase subunit SecF, with the protein MVVDIIGKRRLWMSISGIIILAGLISILFQGMNLGIDFAGGTIIEFTFYKGVTNNEIRDTLGEFGLTKAPKIQQTEDGVLIRMEELPASKITAIEEKIEAKYSGKMQRTEKVGGTIGKELRNKAFWALLLAALAIVAYISMRFEFRFAIAAILALLHDVLIVLGVFSLLQIEINSPFVAALLTIVGYSINDTIVIFDRIREKMRTAKKETFAQLNNEAIVETLPRSINTSLTTLLPILAILFLGGTTIQNFMLALLVGVLSGTYSSIFVASPILVEWDERKSAK; encoded by the coding sequence ATGGTAGTGGATATTATCGGTAAAAGAAGATTATGGATGTCGATCTCAGGAATAATTATCCTAGCAGGTTTAATCTCTATCTTATTTCAAGGTATGAACCTAGGAATTGACTTTGCTGGTGGAACAATTATTGAATTTACTTTCTATAAAGGGGTTACTAATAATGAGATTAGAGATACATTAGGTGAATTTGGTTTGACTAAAGCACCTAAAATTCAACAGACTGAAGATGGTGTTCTAATTCGGATGGAAGAGCTACCGGCTTCAAAGATAACTGCGATTGAAGAGAAGATTGAAGCTAAGTACTCTGGTAAGATGCAAAGAACAGAGAAGGTAGGAGGGACAATTGGTAAAGAGTTAAGAAATAAGGCTTTTTGGGCATTATTACTGGCTGCTCTTGCTATTGTGGCTTATATTAGTATGAGGTTTGAGTTTAGATTTGCTATTGCAGCTATTTTAGCTTTATTACATGATGTCTTAATTGTATTAGGGGTCTTTTCATTATTACAAATCGAGATTAACAGTCCTTTTGTGGCTGCTTTACTAACTATTGTTGGATACTCTATCAATGATACAATAGTTATCTTTGATAGAATTAGGGAAAAGATGAGAACGGCTAAAAAAGAGACCTTTGCTCAATTGAATAATGAAGCAATTGTAGAGACTTTACCACGTTCTATCAATACATCACTTACTACCTTATTACCTATTTTAGCTATCTTGTTCTTAGGTGGTACAACTATTCAAAACTTTATGTTGGCACTATTAGTAGGTGTATTATCAGGAACTTACTCTTCAATCTTTGTAGCCAGTCCTATCTTAGTAGAGTGGGATGAAAGAAAATCAGCTAAATAA
- the secD gene encoding protein translocase subunit SecD, whose amino-acid sequence MNWKQKRMFNFVLILALVGLAVYFLYPLNESMELGLDLQGGTHVLLEAQDTQTAEVDDDAMNRLVNVINRRVDELGLTEPLVQRQGARRIIVELPGIEDPNQAIETIGKTAQLQFKNQAGEIVMTGEALKDATAAYGGEFNQPVVSFELTKEGSKKFATITRENIGKVIAIYLDNKLLTAPTVQSEIRGKGQITGFRDLEDAQQTALLLRAGALPVPVEVVENRTVGPTLGKISIDKSVQAAIIGLILIVIFMIITYWLSGAVAAVALAFYSVIVLGILAGLNATLTLPGIAGLILSIGMAVDANVIIFERIKYEYRQGKTVKAAVKSGFDRAFTTILDSNITTLITAAILGYLGTGTVRGFAITLSIGILVSMFTAIVVTRMLLNLLLSTNLVNKPKVFGWARR is encoded by the coding sequence ATGAACTGGAAACAGAAAAGAATGTTTAATTTTGTTCTAATTTTAGCATTAGTAGGACTGGCAGTATACTTTTTATATCCATTGAATGAAAGTATGGAATTAGGGTTAGATTTACAAGGAGGAACCCATGTGCTATTAGAAGCACAGGATACCCAAACTGCTGAAGTTGATGATGATGCTATGAATCGATTAGTAAATGTTATTAATCGTAGAGTTGATGAGTTAGGATTGACAGAGCCACTTGTTCAAAGGCAAGGAGCTAGAAGAATTATTGTGGAGTTACCAGGGATTGAAGATCCTAATCAAGCTATTGAAACTATTGGAAAGACAGCCCAATTACAGTTTAAGAATCAGGCTGGAGAGATTGTAATGACTGGTGAAGCATTAAAAGATGCAACAGCTGCTTATGGTGGAGAGTTTAATCAACCAGTTGTAAGTTTTGAATTGACTAAAGAAGGAAGTAAAAAATTTGCTACAATCACAAGAGAAAATATTGGTAAAGTAATTGCAATCTATTTAGATAATAAGTTATTAACTGCACCAACGGTACAAAGTGAAATTAGAGGTAAAGGTCAAATTACAGGATTTAGAGATTTAGAAGATGCTCAACAAACTGCTTTATTACTTAGAGCAGGTGCTTTACCTGTACCAGTAGAGGTAGTAGAGAATAGAACTGTTGGACCTACTTTAGGAAAGATATCTATTGATAAGAGTGTTCAAGCAGCAATCATTGGTTTAATTTTAATTGTGATCTTTATGATTATTACTTATTGGTTATCAGGAGCAGTAGCAGCAGTTGCTTTAGCTTTTTATAGTGTAATCGTTTTAGGTATCTTAGCTGGCTTAAATGCTACCTTAACTTTACCTGGTATTGCAGGTTTAATCTTATCTATTGGTATGGCAGTAGATGCTAATGTAATTATCTTTGAAAGAATTAAGTATGAATATCGCCAAGGTAAGACAGTAAAAGCAGCAGTAAAATCTGGTTTTGATCGTGCTTTTACAACTATTTTAGACTCTAACATAACAACTTTAATTACAGCTGCTATCTTAGGTTATTTAGGAACTGGAACAGTTAGAGGTTTTGCAATTACATTAAGTATTGGTATCTTAGTAAGTATGTTTACAGCTATTGTAGTGACTAGAATGTTATTGAACTTATTATTAAGTACTAATCTAGTAAATAAACCAAAAGTTTTTGGTTGGGCAAGGAGGTAA
- a CDS encoding HD domain-containing protein: protein MSELTIERLITVEEVKQHPLIKAYISKANEHLSSMGYTEHGFRHAGLISKLVGDILTELDYSERTIELGKIAGYIHDVGNVINRHDHDQHSAIIAENLLREMGMDYEEIAMIIGAIGNHDENFGEPVNVISAALIIADKSDVHYTRVRNKEFATFDIHDRVNYAAKQSTIKVNKYDKTITLELEIDLKIISVIEYFEIFLTRMLMARKAARTLECNFHLIINDTRLL, encoded by the coding sequence ATGAGCGAACTAACTATTGAAAGATTAATTACAGTAGAAGAGGTTAAGCAGCACCCCTTAATTAAGGCTTATATCTCAAAGGCAAATGAACACCTCTCTTCAATGGGCTATACTGAGCATGGGTTTAGACATGCAGGACTTATCTCTAAGTTAGTAGGTGATATCTTAACAGAATTGGACTACTCTGAAAGAACTATAGAGCTTGGTAAGATTGCTGGTTATATACATGATGTGGGAAATGTGATTAATCGCCATGACCATGATCAGCATTCAGCTATAATTGCTGAGAATCTATTAAGGGAGATGGGAATGGATTATGAAGAGATTGCAATGATTATTGGTGCTATAGGAAATCATGATGAGAATTTTGGTGAACCAGTCAATGTAATATCAGCAGCATTGATTATAGCTGATAAATCTGATGTTCATTATACTAGAGTTAGAAACAAGGAGTTTGCTACCTTTGATATCCATGACAGGGTCAACTATGCTGCTAAACAATCGACTATTAAGGTAAATAAATATGATAAGACGATTACTTTGGAATTAGAGATTGATTTAAAGATTATTTCAGTCATAGAATATTTTGAGATATTTTTAACAAGGATGTTGATGGCTAGAAAAGCAGCAAGAACTTTAGAGTGTAACTTCCATTTAATAATTAATGATACTAGGTTATTATAA
- a CDS encoding ABC transporter ATP-binding protein yields the protein MLIEIKDLNFRYNNSKVDTLRNFNLAVDAGEIVCLLGESGSGKSTVLRLISGLEEPNNGVIKLNGEIIVDNKTFIPSERRGIGVVFQDYALFPHMSVAENILFGVKNKSSKYKKEKLAQLLKLVGLEGLHDRYPYQISGGQQQRVALARVLAIEPSLILMDEPFSNLDASLQSRIREELKDIIKKTAITSIFVSHDKEDAISIADKIVVLKDGKIIQQGKTKNIISNPASDYVAALFS from the coding sequence ATGTTAATTGAAATTAAAGATTTAAACTTTAGATATAATAATTCTAAGGTTGATACTTTAAGGAACTTTAATCTTGCTGTAGATGCTGGAGAAATAGTCTGCCTATTAGGAGAGAGTGGAAGTGGAAAGAGTACAGTACTACGTTTGATTTCAGGGCTTGAAGAGCCAAATAATGGGGTTATTAAGCTTAATGGTGAGATAATAGTTGATAACAAAACCTTTATACCTTCTGAAAGACGGGGGATAGGTGTGGTCTTTCAAGATTATGCACTATTTCCCCATATGTCAGTAGCTGAGAATATACTTTTTGGAGTGAAGAATAAGAGTAGCAAGTATAAGAAAGAAAAGCTAGCTCAATTATTAAAACTAGTAGGTTTAGAAGGTTTACATGATAGATATCCCTATCAGATTAGTGGAGGGCAGCAACAAAGAGTAGCATTAGCGAGAGTTTTAGCAATAGAGCCTTCACTGATATTGATGGATGAGCCTTTTAGTAACCTTGATGCTAGTTTACAGTCTAGAATCAGAGAAGAATTAAAAGATATTATAAAAAAGACTGCTATAACCTCAATCTTCGTCTCCCATGATAAGGAGGATGCTATCAGTATAGCAGATAAGATAGTAGTTTTAAAAGATGGGAAAATTATTCAACAGGGAAAGACGAAGAATATAATTTCTAATCCAGCTTCTGATTATGTGGCAGCTCTCTTCTCCTAA
- a CDS encoding ABC transporter permease, with translation MLKRRNLKFLFNIWSISSLIIIMFVLIPNANILLNIFKPANQNWNHIKEYLLKDYIINSAVLVLFTGFFSILIGLIPAWLITQYQFPFRNFFKWSLILPLAIPPYIGAYTYNGLLNYTGVIQTSLRNYFGISVNPIYFDIMNIKGAIFIYTIFLFPYIYIITRSFLAKQSASLVEAARTLGRSSFEIFWYIILPITRTAIVAGGSLVVLEVLNDYGVVKYFGITTFSTAIFKTWFGMGDLISAVRLSALLMIFVFGVLLIEKFSRGGKRFSYSTTKVRPLSRTKLSGIKAFLVSALCSLIFVIGFLIPTLQLLYWSWLSYAKILDVDFFIFSFNSIFVALLASILIIIISIIVANTVRISDNILAKVYSKVAILGYSIPGAVIAVGILLFFIGLDKFIGSGKLILTSTILMLIFAYIIRFLAIGYNSIESGFDKVGKSFFEASRTLGLGITKTFFKVDLPMIKPAVISGFLLVLIEILKELPLTLILRPFNFDTLASKAFEYASDEMIHEAAISSIIIIFICCLAIYGIHKLGAGKGSTDVN, from the coding sequence TTGTTAAAGAGAAGAAACTTAAAATTTCTGTTTAATATCTGGTCAATTTCAAGCCTTATTATTATTATGTTTGTGTTAATTCCTAATGCGAATATTTTATTAAATATTTTTAAGCCAGCAAATCAAAACTGGAATCATATTAAAGAATACTTATTAAAAGATTATATAATTAATTCAGCTGTTTTGGTTCTCTTTACAGGATTCTTTTCTATCTTGATAGGGTTAATACCAGCTTGGCTAATTACCCAATATCAGTTTCCCTTCCGTAACTTCTTTAAATGGTCGTTGATTTTACCCTTAGCAATCCCTCCTTATATTGGTGCCTATACCTATAATGGATTATTAAATTATACAGGAGTTATCCAGACATCCTTAAGAAATTATTTTGGGATTAGTGTAAATCCAATTTATTTTGATATTATGAATATCAAAGGTGCAATATTTATCTATACTATCTTCCTATTTCCCTATATTTATATCATTACAAGGTCATTTTTAGCCAAGCAGAGTGCTTCTTTAGTAGAGGCTGCTAGGACTTTAGGAAGGAGCTCTTTTGAAATTTTCTGGTATATTATCTTACCAATCACTAGAACAGCAATTGTAGCAGGGGGTAGTTTGGTTGTTTTAGAAGTTCTAAATGATTATGGTGTCGTTAAATATTTTGGAATTACAACCTTCAGTACAGCCATCTTTAAGACTTGGTTTGGGATGGGAGATTTAATTTCAGCAGTAAGGTTATCTGCTTTATTGATGATCTTTGTTTTTGGGGTTCTATTAATAGAGAAGTTTTCACGGGGAGGAAAGAGGTTTAGTTATAGTACTACTAAGGTTAGACCCCTTTCTAGAACAAAACTATCAGGAATCAAAGCTTTTCTAGTATCAGCTCTCTGTTCATTAATCTTTGTCATTGGATTCTTAATCCCTACATTACAACTACTTTATTGGAGTTGGTTGAGTTATGCTAAGATTTTAGATGTAGACTTCTTTATCTTCTCCTTTAACTCTATATTTGTAGCACTACTTGCTTCAATATTAATTATAATCATCTCAATAATTGTAGCTAATACTGTAAGAATCAGTGATAATATATTAGCCAAAGTATATTCAAAGGTAGCGATCCTGGGTTATTCAATTCCAGGTGCTGTTATAGCTGTAGGTATCCTATTATTCTTTATAGGGTTAGATAAATTTATAGGTTCTGGTAAATTGATTTTAACTTCTACTATATTGATGCTTATCTTTGCTTATATCATTAGATTTTTAGCTATTGGTTACAATTCTATAGAATCTGGCTTTGATAAAGTGGGTAAGAGTTTTTTTGAAGCATCTAGGACCTTAGGTTTAGGAATAACTAAAACCTTCTTTAAGGTTGATTTACCAATGATTAAGCCAGCTGTAATCAGTGGGTTCCTTCTGGTCTTAATTGAGATTCTAAAGGAGTTACCCTTAACTTTAATCTTAAGACCCTTCAACTTTGATACCTTAGCTAGCAAGGCTTTTGAATATGCAAGTGATGAGATGATACATGAGGCTGCTATTTCATCTATAATTATAATTTTTATCTGTTGTCTAGCTATATATGGAATTCATAAGCTTGGAGCGGGAAAGGGGAGTACAGATGTTAATTGA
- a CDS encoding Fe(3+) ABC transporter substrate-binding protein, whose translation MKKSLFILALVVLVGTVSSAPASAGFFDFLFGKDNGEVNLYTNRHYDTDEELLKQFEEETGIKVNVLKGGSDELIERIAREGKNTNADLLITADAGRLHRAKAAGLLQAIDSETVLNNIPANLRDEDNQWVALTVRGRVVVYAKDRVNPLEISTYEDLTADKWRGKILVRSSANIYNQSLLASLYALNGEKYARAWAEGVLNNMARAPRGNDRAQATAVAAGIGDLAIMNTYYIGKMLNSSNPEEVKVAKQVGVRFLEPTHINVSGVGLTKHAKNRENAIKLIEFLSSAKAQKFFAEANYEYPANPTVEASALLKSWGDFETQDINLTKLGEFNQQAVEIFNEIGWQ comes from the coding sequence GTGAAAAAATCGTTATTTATTCTAGCTTTAGTTGTACTAGTAGGAACAGTTTCATCTGCACCTGCATCAGCAGGGTTTTTTGATTTCTTATTTGGAAAGGATAATGGTGAGGTTAATCTTTATACAAATAGACATTACGATACAGATGAAGAGTTATTAAAGCAGTTTGAAGAAGAGACAGGTATTAAGGTAAATGTATTAAAGGGTGGTTCTGATGAGCTAATCGAAAGAATTGCTAGAGAAGGTAAGAATACAAATGCTGATTTATTAATTACTGCTGATGCAGGTAGATTACATAGAGCAAAGGCTGCGGGATTATTACAAGCTATAGATAGTGAGACAGTATTAAATAATATCCCTGCTAATCTAAGGGATGAAGATAATCAGTGGGTTGCTTTAACTGTTAGAGGAAGAGTTGTTGTGTACGCTAAAGATAGAGTAAATCCTTTAGAAATATCTACATACGAAGATTTAACTGCTGATAAATGGAGAGGTAAAATATTAGTAAGATCTTCAGCAAACATCTATAACCAGTCATTACTTGCTTCGCTATATGCTTTAAATGGCGAAAAATATGCTAGAGCCTGGGCAGAAGGTGTCTTAAATAATATGGCTAGAGCTCCTAGAGGTAATGATAGAGCTCAAGCAACGGCTGTTGCAGCAGGTATTGGTGATTTAGCGATTATGAATACTTATTATATTGGAAAGATGTTAAACTCTTCTAATCCAGAAGAAGTAAAGGTAGCAAAACAGGTAGGAGTACGTTTCTTAGAGCCAACACATATTAACGTAAGTGGAGTAGGTCTGACTAAACATGCTAAAAATAGAGAGAATGCTATTAAATTAATAGAGTTTCTATCAAGTGCTAAGGCACAAAAGTTCTTTGCAGAGGCTAACTATGAATACCCAGCAAACCCAACTGTAGAGGCTTCAGCTTTATTGAAGTCATGGGGAGACTTTGAAACTCAAGATATCAACTTAACTAAATTAGGTGAATTCAATCAACAAGCAGTTGAAATCTTCAATGAAATAGGATGGCAGTAA
- a CDS encoding DUF134 domain-containing protein: MVRPTKKRRVEYLPKVTFFKPAGVPKRSLEEVNLTIEEVEAIRLKDKEELTQEEAAERMEVSRPTFQRVLTTARKKIAEALIEGKAIRFEGGDYRLAKFKCPSCGDKFSPKHKHKHRNHHSKCPKCLD, encoded by the coding sequence ATGGTTAGACCTACGAAAAAACGTAGAGTCGAATATCTACCAAAGGTTACTTTTTTTAAACCTGCTGGAGTTCCTAAAAGAAGCTTAGAAGAAGTTAATTTAACGATAGAAGAAGTAGAGGCTATTAGATTAAAGGATAAAGAAGAGTTAACCCAAGAAGAAGCAGCTGAAAGAATGGAGGTTTCAAGACCTACTTTTCAGAGAGTCTTAACCACAGCTAGAAAGAAGATTGCTGAGGCTTTAATAGAGGGAAAGGCAATCCGCTTTGAAGGTGGAGATTATCGCCTGGCTAAATTTAAATGTCCTTCTTGTGGTGATAAGTTTAGCCCTAAACACAAGCATAAACATCGTAATCATCACAGTAAGTGTCCAAAGTGTCTAGATTAG
- a CDS encoding DUF5320 domain-containing protein, with the protein MPRGNGRGPEGLGTMTGRGFGYCASYEGPGCFDNRRGGRGFGRSFARKGRKAAFRRRGAYAFNTSAYNPNIELTVNEEIDYLQEEAQFLQEQLENIQNQIAKLETEQED; encoded by the coding sequence ATGCCTAGAGGAAATGGAAGAGGTCCTGAAGGTTTAGGTACTATGACAGGTAGAGGTTTTGGTTATTGTGCTAGTTATGAGGGTCCAGGTTGTTTTGATAATAGAAGGGGTGGGAGAGGTTTTGGACGTAGTTTTGCTAGAAAAGGTCGGAAAGCTGCTTTTAGAAGAAGAGGAGCTTATGCTTTTAATACTTCAGCTTATAATCCTAATATCGAGTTAACAGTTAATGAAGAGATTGACTATCTTCAAGAGGAAGCTCAATTCTTACAAGAGCAATTAGAAAACATTCAAAATCAAATTGCTAAATTAGAAACCGAACAAGAGGATTAA
- a CDS encoding flavin reductase family protein, producing MKKELAPFKSCLHPRPNVIVSCCDQEGRDNALAVAYASNCSYDPPMVMVGIVPSRYSYHIIKETGVFVVNLVPKDLEKEYFYLGSHSGRDEDKIKNLNLEVKDGTEVNAPLLVDFPVNIECSVVDSILTGSHEMFIGKVEKVHVNEELVDSEEEVDLFKIKFL from the coding sequence ATGAAAAAAGAGTTAGCACCTTTTAAGAGTTGTTTACATCCTAGACCTAATGTCATAGTCTCATGTTGTGACCAAGAAGGGAGAGATAATGCTTTGGCTGTAGCTTATGCAAGTAACTGTAGCTATGATCCTCCAATGGTGATGGTAGGGATTGTTCCTTCACGCTATTCCTATCATATAATCAAAGAGACAGGTGTTTTTGTGGTCAATTTAGTTCCTAAAGATTTGGAGAAAGAATATTTTTACCTAGGTAGTCATAGTGGTAGAGATGAGGATAAAATTAAAAATTTAAATTTAGAAGTTAAAGATGGAACTGAGGTTAATGCTCCACTGTTAGTTGATTTTCCAGTTAATATTGAATGTAGTGTAGTTGATTCAATTCTAACTGGTTCCCATGAAATGTTTATTGGAAAGGTAGAAAAGGTACATGTTAATGAAGAATTGGTCGATAGTGAAGAAGAAGTTGATTTATTTAAGATTAAGTTCTTATAA